A stretch of Cydia splendana chromosome 7, ilCydSple1.2, whole genome shotgun sequence DNA encodes these proteins:
- the LOC134792374 gene encoding fatty-acid amide hydrolase 2-A-like: MEVGVRIVGVILRLINFLLHPLFWLASARGPKLRVPPPKPLHLRSATDLARAVKDGEMTSEELVSAFIERVKEVNPILNAVVGERYALALAEAKEVDRQIEVARRNGKSQEIFQKKPLLGVPFTVKESCSLAGMSNSVGCLENAGSRATTDGAAVRLVKEAGAIPLLVSNTPELCLGWETTNLLNGTTNNPYCVSHTPGGSSGGEGALLACGASVFSVASDIAGSIRLPAAFCGVFGHKPTPGIIPIEGHIPTLNDENYPKFLTVGPMTRKAEDLPLLLNIMAGENRSKFRLDEPVDINKLKVLYMTEATDAIPLMPVHGGIKQAVRAAARYLGECGAAVSQEKFEELENSVELSISVFFSMKDIPNMLQDPTNPKRQRSLLVELLKHIVGGATRSLQALGFTLIDKTNLFIPEHRRSHYCERADKLREHITRTLGTDGVFLYPVFTGPAHRHHEVFSRASGVLYTMLFNVLGLPATAVPVGLCGDLPLAIQVIAGPNQDRLCIAVAKQLEIGFGGWRHPRH, translated from the exons ATGGAAGTAGGCGTGCGGATAGTGGGCGTGATCCTCCGTCTGATAAACTTCCTTCTGCACCCGCTGTTCTGGCTGGCGTCCGCCCGAGGCCCGAAGCTGCGGGTACCTCCACCGAAGCCCTTGCACCTCCGAAGCGCCACCGATCTAGCCCGAGCCGTCAAAGATGGAGAG ATGACAAGTGAAGAACTAGTGTCAGCTTTCATCGAGCGTGTCAAAGAGGTTAACCCGATCCTCAACGCCGTAGTCGGCGAGAGATATGCATTAGCTCTCGCGGAAGCAAAGGAGGTGGACCGACAGATAGAAGTGGCGAGAAGAAATGGGAAGTCTCAAGAGATCTTCCAGAAGAAACCGCTGCTGGGTGTTCCTTTTACGGTCAAAGAGAGCTGTTCTCTTGCTG GTATGTCAAACTCCGTCGGCTGCCTGGAGAACGCCGGGAGCCGCGCCACGACCGACGGAGCAGCTGTCAGACTGGTCAAAGAAGCTGGTGCTATACCCCTGCTAGTATCCAATACTCCAGAGCTCTGCCTTGGGTGGGAGACGACTAACCTGCTCAACGGGACGACGAATAATCCTTATTGTGTTAGTCATACACCGGGCGGATCATCGGGTGGAGAG GGCGCTCTGCTGGCGTGCGGTGCATCAGTATTCAGCGTGGCTTCAGACATCGCTGGCTCCATTCGGCTGCCGGCAGCTTTCTGTGGCGTTTTTGGACATAAGCCTACACCAG GTATCATCCCAATAGAAGGCCACATCCCCACCCTGAATGACGAGAACTACCCCAAATTCCTGACAGTCGGGCCCATGACCAGAAAAGCAGAAGATTTACCCCTCCTCCTCAACATAATGGCTGGAGAAAACAGAAGCAAGTTCAGATTGGACGAGCCAGTGGATATTAACAAGCTTAAG GTGTTATACATGACGGAAGCAACAGACGCAATACCGCTGATGCCGGTGCACGGCGGCATCAAGCAGgccgtgcgcgccgccgcgcggTACCTGGGCGAGTGCGGCGCCGCCGTCAGCCAG GAAAAGTTTGAAGAGCTGGAAAACTCGGTGGAATTATCAATATCAGTATTCTTTTCTATGAAAGATATACCGAACATGCTGCAAGACCCGACTAATCCGAAG CGTCAACGCAGCCTCCTAGTAGAACTACTAAAACACATAGTCGGTGGTGCGACACGCTCGCTCCAAGCATTGGGATTCACTCTCATAGACAAAACCAACTTATTTATACCTGAACATCGGCGGAGCCATTACTGCGAGAGGGCAGACAAACTTAGAGAACACATAACG CGGACCCTAGGCACGGACGGAGTATTCCTGTACCCAGTGTTCACTGGCCCTGCTCATCGCCACCATGAAGTATTCTCCAGAGCATCGGGGGTGCTCTACACCATGCTGTTCAACGTGCTCGGGCTGCCCGCCACCGCCGTGCCTGTGGGGCTGTGCGGGGACCTGCCACTCGCCATACAG